In the genome of Vicia villosa cultivar HV-30 ecotype Madison, WI linkage group LG7, Vvil1.0, whole genome shotgun sequence, one region contains:
- the LOC131617506 gene encoding putative pentatricopeptide repeat-containing protein At1g09680, producing the protein MKLKPHHFHLHHSLVSFSSKPRYKNHDILYTISEAINTIHNNNSNNLHSQTPPDYSLNPSLKRILPSLTSHHITNLINLNPLSLSPHSLFSFFNWLASRPPFRHTLHNYSTMAHFLSSHNMLSQAHSLFLFIISRMGHHSSSSLLSSLLQTNPTHHHHHHCSVLVFDALITAYTDSGFIQDAIQCLRLLKKNNFAIPLRGCEYLLRRVMKLKQPEPCWEFYLEVLDYGYPPKVYLFNILMHGFSKVGDATNARKVFDEIPKRRLRPTVVSFNTLISGYCKAGNVEEGFVLKGVMESERISPDVFTYSALINGLCKESRLDDANNLFDEMCERGLVPNGVTFTTLIDGQCKDGKIDLALRNFQKMKDQGVRPDLITYNALINGLCRVGDIKEARKLFNEMIGNDFKPDKITFTTLMDGCCKDGDMESALDIKDRMVEEGIKLDDVAFTALISGLCRDGRVRDAEKLLRDMLSAGYKPDDPTYTMVIDCYCKKGDVKIGAKLLKEMQRDGRVPGVVTYNALMNGFCKQGQMKNARMLLDAMLNLGVVPNDITFNILLDGHCKHGGSVDFNIFSGEKGLVSDYASYIALVNESSKISKDRLRS; encoded by the coding sequence ATGAAACTTAAACCtcatcattttcatcttcatCACAGCCTTGTCTCTTTTTCATCAAAACCTCGCTACAAAAACCATGACATTCTCTACACAATCTCAGAAGCGATCAACACCAtccacaacaacaacagcaacaatctCCATTCTCAAACACCTCCCGATTACTCTCTCAACCCCTCCCTCAAACGCATTCTCCCTTCCCTCACTTCTCACCACATCACCAACCTCATCAACCTCAACCCTCTCTCTCTTTCCCCTCACTCCCTCTTCTCCTTCTTCAACTGGCTCGCTTCTCGCCCTCCCTTTCGCCACACTCTCCATAACTACTCCACCATGGCACACTTTCTCTCTTCCCATAACATGCTCTCACAAGCACATTCCCTCTTCCTTTTCATTATCTCCCGAATGGGTCACCATTCTTCTTCTTCCCTCCTctcttcccttctccaaacaaaCCCCACCCATCACCACCATCATCATTGCTCTGTTCTTGTTTTTGATGCTTTAATCACTGCTTACACAGATTCTGGATTCATACAAGACGCAATTCAGTGTCTACGCTTGCTGAAAAAGAACAACTTTGCTATCCCGCTTCGTGGTTGTGAGTATCTTCTCCGTCGTGTTATGAAGCTGAAACAACCGGAGCCTTGTTGGGAGTTTTATTTGGAGGTTTTGGATTATGGGTATCCGCCAAAAGTTTAtcttttcaacattttgatgcaTGGATTTTCGAAAGTTGGTGATGCTACGAATGCAcggaaggtgtttgatgaaattccTAAGAGGCGTTTGCGTCCTACTGTTGTTAGTTTTAATACTTTGATAAGTGGGTACTGTAAAGCTGGGAATGTGGAGGAGGGTTTTGTGTTGAAAGGTGTTATGGAGAGTGAAAGGATATCTCCGGATGTTTTCACTTACAGTGCTTTGATCAACGGGTTGTGTAAGGAAAGTAGGTTAGATGATGCGAACAATTTGTTTGATGAAATGTGTGAGAGGGGGTTGGTTCCTAATGGTGTGACTTTCACTACTTTGATTGATGGACAGTGCAAAGATGGAAAAATTGATTTGGCGTTGAGAAATTTTCAGAAGATGAAGGATCAAGGTGTGAGACCTGATTTGATTACTTATAACGCGTTGATCAATGGGCTTTGTCGGGTTGGAGATATCAAGGAGGCTAGGAAGCTTTTTAATGAGATGATTGGGAATGATTTCAAGCCTGATAAGATCACTTTCACAACTCTAATGGATGGATGCTGTAAAGATGGAGATATGGAATCGGCGTTGGACATTAAGGATAGAATGGTAGAGGAAGGAATTAAGCTTGACGATGTTGCTTTCACTGCACTAATATCGGGACTTTGTAGAGACGGGCGAGTTCGCGATGCTGAAAAGTTGTTGAGGGATATGTTGAGTGCTGGTTATAAACCCGATGATCCAACATATACGATGGTTATTGATTGCTATTGTAAGAAAGGTGATGTAAAGATTGGAGCCAAGTTACTGAAAGAGATGCAGAGAGATGGACGTGTACCAGGTGTTGTTACTTATAATGCGCTAATGAATGGATTTTGCAAACAAGGTCAGATGAAAAATGCTAGAATGTTGCTTGATGCAATGCTTAATTTGGGAGTGGTTCCAAATGATATTACGTTTAATATTTTACTAGATGGTCATTGCAAGCATGGAGGTTCTGTTGATTTTAACATATTTAGTGGTGAGAAAGGACTTGTTTCAGATTATGCTTCATATATAGCACTAGTCAATGAATCAagtaaaatttcaaaagataGACTGAGGAGCTGA